Proteins from a single region of Caloramator sp. E03:
- the recJ gene encoding single-stranded-DNA-specific exonuclease RecJ, producing MLEKWMLRNINADITNISKKLGISEVLCRVLLNRGIIDYESAKIFINPDMKYMNNPELMKDNDNGTDIIIDSINKNEKIAIIGDYDVDGVISIYILYKALKRLGADVIYEIPHRINDGYGININIIDRVIQEGVSTIITCDNGISAIEPIEYAKNRGIKVVITDHHDVPFEDDENGKRKYIKPCADAIINPKQEDCSYPFKGLCGAGVAYKFIELLYKKRGIDRKEIESFIEFVAIATVCDVVDLIGENRIIVKKGLEIINNTQNIGLKELIKESGLDGRSITTYHLGFIIGPCINATGRLDVAKRGVELFLTGDKEEAVKISKELVELNQERKNMTVKGVRDVLEEIESSDLKKDNILVVYNAQIHESIAGIIAGRVKEIYNKPTIILTDGEDCVKGSGRSIDSYNIFEGLLRCRDILIKFGGHPLAAGLSIEKSKIDVLREKLNSDSNIAEDDLVRKIYLDMQLPLSEITIELAQELKLLEPYGKSNEKPLFAEKNVKILRAMKLGEKGNVLKLKLHCGNNKVALDGLYFGEIDKFEDYIINKFGIKELEKLYKGIQNDIMIDIAFNIDINEYMGFKSVNLIIQNYR from the coding sequence CTGTTGGAAAAGTGGATGTTAAGAAATATAAATGCAGATATAACTAATATTTCAAAGAAATTAGGAATAAGTGAAGTCCTCTGTAGGGTATTGCTAAACAGGGGAATAATAGATTATGAGAGTGCAAAAATTTTTATAAATCCTGATATGAAATATATGAATAATCCAGAACTTATGAAAGATAATGATAATGGTACTGATATTATAATAGATAGCATTAATAAGAATGAGAAAATTGCCATTATAGGAGATTATGATGTTGATGGGGTTATAAGTATCTATATACTTTATAAAGCCTTAAAAAGATTGGGAGCTGATGTTATATATGAGATACCCCATAGAATAAATGATGGATATGGAATAAATATAAACATAATAGATAGGGTAATACAAGAAGGAGTTTCAACTATAATAACCTGTGATAATGGTATATCTGCCATAGAACCTATTGAGTATGCCAAAAATAGAGGAATTAAAGTTGTAATTACAGATCATCATGATGTACCTTTTGAAGATGATGAAAATGGTAAAAGAAAATATATAAAGCCCTGTGCAGATGCTATAATTAATCCAAAACAAGAAGATTGTAGCTATCCTTTTAAGGGGCTTTGTGGTGCAGGAGTTGCTTATAAATTTATTGAATTACTTTATAAAAAGAGAGGTATTGACAGAAAAGAAATAGAATCTTTTATTGAATTTGTTGCAATTGCAACGGTTTGTGATGTTGTTGATTTAATAGGAGAAAACCGGATAATAGTTAAAAAAGGTCTTGAAATAATTAATAACACTCAAAACATAGGACTTAAAGAATTGATTAAAGAATCAGGCCTTGATGGCAGAAGTATAACTACCTACCATTTAGGATTTATAATAGGACCCTGCATAAATGCAACGGGAAGGCTTGATGTGGCAAAAAGGGGAGTAGAACTTTTTTTAACAGGAGATAAAGAAGAAGCTGTAAAAATTTCAAAGGAACTTGTAGAATTAAATCAGGAAAGAAAGAATATGACTGTTAAAGGTGTAAGAGATGTATTAGAAGAAATTGAAAGTAGTGATTTAAAGAAAGATAACATATTAGTGGTATATAATGCACAGATACATGAAAGCATAGCAGGTATTATTGCAGGAAGGGTTAAGGAAATATATAATAAACCAACAATAATATTGACAGATGGAGAGGATTGTGTTAAAGGCTCCGGAAGGAGTATTGATAGCTATAATATATTTGAAGGCCTTTTAAGGTGCAGGGATATTTTAATTAAATTTGGAGGACACCCATTAGCAGCAGGACTTTCAATTGAAAAATCAAAGATTGATGTTTTAAGAGAGAAATTGAACTCTGATAGTAATATTGCTGAAGATGATTTAGTAAGGAAAATATATTTAGATATGCAGCTTCCATTAAGTGAAATAACAATTGAATTAGCACAAGAATTAAAACTTCTTGAACCTTATGGGAAAAGCAATGAAAAGCCTTTATTTGCTGAAAAAAACGTAAAGATATTAAGAGCTATGAAATTAGGGGAAAAAGGGAATGTATTAAAGCTCAAGTTACATTGTGGAAATAATAAGGTAGCCTTAGATGGTTTATACTTTGGAGAAATAGACAAGTTTGAAGATTATATTATCAACAAATTTGGCATAAAAGAGCTTGAAAAACTATATAAAGGTATTCAAAATGATATAATGATTGATATTGCCTTTAATATAGATATTAATGAATATATGGGTTTTAAATCAGTTAATCTGATTATACAAAATTACAGGTAG
- the secF gene encoding protein translocase subunit SecF — protein sequence MFKIVERWKLWFSISLIIIIIGVGTWLIKDLNYGIDFKGGTVVTIKIGKDFNVEDIRKIAAKYDPKASAREILEGKKVEISSKDFTDDQIAQLFNEIKAKYQLDDTAREATKRIGPSIGKELRQKAITSSIVATLGILIYTSFRFELKSGVAAIIALLHDLLVMVSVYAVLQIPVNSSFIAAMLTILGYSINDTIVVFDRIRENRRLGKYKSFAITADASITQTLSRSINTVLTTLFTITAVYIFGVSSIKDFALPLIVGIISGCYSSIFIASPIWVMLEKRGKIA from the coding sequence ATGTTTAAGATAGTTGAGAGATGGAAGTTATGGTTTAGTATTTCATTAATCATAATTATAATAGGTGTAGGTACATGGCTTATAAAAGACCTTAATTATGGAATTGATTTTAAGGGTGGTACAGTAGTTACAATAAAGATAGGCAAGGATTTTAATGTTGAGGATATTAGAAAAATAGCAGCAAAATATGATCCAAAAGCATCAGCAAGAGAGATACTTGAAGGTAAGAAAGTTGAAATAAGCAGTAAAGATTTTACTGATGACCAAATTGCACAGCTTTTCAATGAAATAAAGGCAAAGTATCAACTTGATGATACTGCACGTGAAGCTACTAAGAGAATAGGACCATCAATAGGAAAAGAATTAAGACAAAAGGCTATAACATCATCAATAGTTGCAACTTTAGGTATACTTATATATACATCTTTTAGATTTGAATTAAAATCAGGTGTTGCAGCAATTATAGCACTTTTGCATGACCTTCTCGTTATGGTTTCTGTTTATGCAGTTTTACAGATACCTGTAAATAGCAGCTTTATTGCAGCTATGCTTACAATACTTGGTTATTCAATAAATGACACAATAGTTGTTTTCGATAGGATTAGAGAAAACAGAAGGTTAGGAAAATATAAGAGCTTTGCTATTACAGCAGATGCAAGTATTACTCAAACCCTTTCAAGATCTATAAATACAGTTTTAACTACATTATTTACAATAACTGCGGTATATATCTTTGGCGTTTCTTCAATCAAAGATTTTGCTCTTCCACTGATAGTTGGTATAATAAGTGGATGTTATTCATCAATATTTATTGCAAGCCCAATCTGGGTGATGTTAGAAAAAAGAGGAAAGATTGCATAA
- the secD gene encoding protein translocase subunit SecD codes for MRKRGMLAFIISTFLILFFAYTLLNGLNLGNYEVRPIKNLLSLGLDLKGGVYIEEEAIGQVSKEDLERTRQLLDLRINNLGVKESTVAIIPGVNRIRIEIPGIYDAKNALDAIGKTGELKFIGPDNNVILTGKDVADATVGVDSRNNQPVVQLKLKDDGAKKFAEATAKFKGQQIAIYMDDDMVSNPTVQEVIPNGEAIITGSKDVEEAKRLAGIIKSGALPIKLSAATVETIGPTLGAEAIPTSKKAAVIGISLVMIFMLLYYKIPGLIADLALVVYMILTVLVFVSIKATLTLPGIAGLLLSIGMAVDANVLIFERIKEELNLGKSLKTAVDLGFHKAFTSIFDSQITTLIAGFVLYFLGSGSVKGFALTLNIGVLCSLFTAITITRFLLKSFVNSGIITNVNFYRPSVK; via the coding sequence ATGAGAAAAAGAGGTATGCTCGCATTTATAATCAGTACATTTTTAATTTTATTTTTTGCCTACACATTACTTAACGGCCTTAATTTAGGAAATTATGAAGTAAGACCTATAAAAAATTTACTTTCACTTGGTCTTGATTTAAAGGGCGGAGTATATATTGAAGAGGAAGCTATTGGACAAGTTTCAAAGGAAGATCTTGAAAGAACAAGGCAGCTTCTTGATCTTAGAATAAATAATCTTGGTGTTAAAGAATCTACAGTTGCTATAATTCCTGGAGTGAATAGAATAAGAATTGAAATTCCTGGAATTTACGATGCTAAGAATGCCCTTGATGCAATTGGAAAGACAGGAGAACTTAAATTTATAGGACCTGATAATAATGTAATTTTAACAGGTAAAGATGTTGCTGATGCAACTGTTGGTGTTGATTCAAGAAATAATCAGCCAGTTGTTCAATTAAAGTTAAAGGATGATGGAGCTAAAAAGTTTGCAGAGGCTACTGCAAAGTTTAAGGGACAGCAGATTGCAATTTATATGGATGATGATATGGTTTCAAATCCTACAGTTCAAGAAGTTATACCAAACGGAGAAGCTATAATTACAGGAAGTAAGGATGTTGAAGAAGCAAAGAGACTTGCAGGTATTATAAAATCCGGTGCATTGCCTATAAAATTAAGTGCTGCTACAGTTGAAACTATAGGGCCAACTCTTGGTGCTGAAGCTATTCCAACAAGTAAAAAGGCAGCAGTAATAGGTATTTCCCTTGTAATGATTTTTATGCTCCTATATTATAAAATACCAGGTTTAATTGCGGATCTTGCCCTTGTTGTTTATATGATATTAACTGTTTTGGTTTTTGTATCAATAAAAGCAACATTAACACTACCAGGAATAGCAGGGCTTTTGCTTTCAATAGGTATGGCGGTAGATGCTAATGTACTTATTTTCGAAAGAATAAAGGAAGAGTTAAACCTTGGAAAATCCCTAAAGACAGCTGTAGATTTAGGTTTCCATAAGGCATTTACATCTATATTTGATTCACAGATAACAACTCTTATTGCTGGATTTGTGCTTTATTTCTTAGGATCTGGTTCCGTAAAAGGATTTGCATTAACTTTAAATATAGGTGTTTTATGCAGCTTATTTACTGCAATAACTATAACAAGATTCCTGCTAAAATCCTTTGTTAATTCAGGAATTATTACTAATGTGAATTTCTACAGACCGTCTGTTAAATAG
- the scfB gene encoding thioether cross-link-forming SCIFF peptide maturase, giving the protein MKIHKYKQCGLNIVIDVNSGAIHVVDDVVYDILDHYEAKNKEEIYRILKDKYSKDEIEEGIEEIEYLKKEKMLYTEDIYKDVILNGEGPSYIKALCLNIAHDCNLRCKYCFASEGNYHGKSELMSFDVGKKVIDFVIKNSGPRRNIEIDLFGGEPLLNFEVIKKIIEYAKEEEKKYNKNIRFTITTNATLLNDEIMEYIDDNMGNIVLSIDGRERVNDKIRIRRDGSGTYKDIMPKIKDMISRRKEGKQYYVRGTFTHENLDFYNDVLHLADEGFKEISIEPVVLPDDNPLALKEEDLPQIFEQYDKLTDEIIRRNREGNGFKFYHFAIDVNGGPCIYKRISGCGAGHEYVAVTPKGDIYPCHQFVGNEKYNMGNVFEGTLNKEIVNEFKNGHIYNKTDCLECWARFYCSGGCQANNYNFNEDIYKPYKLGCSMMKKRIECAIAIKIKLSENNSVE; this is encoded by the coding sequence TTGAAGATTCATAAGTATAAACAATGTGGCTTAAACATAGTAATTGATGTTAACAGTGGAGCAATACATGTTGTAGATGATGTAGTGTATGATATTTTGGATCATTATGAAGCAAAAAACAAAGAGGAAATATATAGAATTTTAAAAGATAAATATTCTAAAGATGAGATTGAAGAAGGTATTGAGGAAATTGAATATTTGAAGAAAGAAAAAATGTTATATACTGAAGATATATATAAAGACGTTATTTTAAATGGCGAAGGACCATCATATATAAAAGCTTTATGCCTTAATATAGCTCATGACTGTAATTTAAGATGCAAATATTGCTTTGCTTCAGAAGGAAATTATCATGGTAAAAGTGAGCTTATGAGCTTTGATGTTGGTAAAAAAGTGATAGACTTTGTAATTAAAAATTCAGGTCCAAGGCGCAATATTGAGATAGATCTATTTGGAGGAGAGCCTTTATTAAATTTTGAAGTTATAAAAAAAATAATAGAATATGCAAAGGAAGAAGAAAAAAAATATAATAAAAATATTAGATTTACAATAACAACAAATGCAACTCTTTTAAATGACGAGATTATGGAATATATAGATGATAATATGGGGAACATTGTTTTAAGCATTGATGGAAGAGAAAGGGTAAATGATAAAATAAGGATAAGAAGAGATGGATCAGGAACATATAAGGACATAATGCCAAAGATTAAGGATATGATTTCAAGAAGAAAAGAAGGAAAGCAGTATTATGTAAGAGGTACTTTTACCCATGAAAATCTTGATTTTTATAACGATGTTTTACATCTTGCTGATGAAGGATTTAAAGAGATTTCAATAGAACCAGTTGTCCTTCCTGATGATAACCCTCTTGCATTAAAGGAGGAAGATTTACCACAGATTTTTGAGCAATATGATAAGCTTACTGATGAGATAATAAGAAGAAATAGAGAAGGAAATGGCTTTAAATTCTATCATTTTGCGATAGATGTAAATGGAGGACCTTGTATATATAAAAGGATATCAGGATGCGGAGCAGGCCATGAATATGTTGCTGTAACTCCAAAGGGAGATATATATCCATGTCATCAGTTTGTCGGAAATGAAAAATACAATATGGGTAATGTTTTTGAAGGCACTTTAAATAAAGAAATAGTTAATGAGTTTAAAAATGGACATATATATAACAAGACAGATTGTCTTGAATGTTGGGCAAGATTTTACTGCAGTGGTGGATGCCAGGCAAACAATTATAATTTCAATGAGGATATATATAAGCCTTATAAGTTAGGATGCAGCATGATGAAAAAGAGAATTGAATGTGCAATTGCAATAAAAATTAAACTATCAGAAAATAACAGTGTTGAATAA
- the scfA gene encoding six-cysteine ranthipeptide SCIFF: protein MKHIKTINYGVLKSSINKPGCKECANSCQSACKTSCTVANLECESK from the coding sequence ATGAAACATATAAAGACAATAAATTATGGAGTATTAAAGTCAAGCATAAATAAGCCAGGATGTAAAGAATGTGCAAATTCCTGCCAGTCAGCATGCAAAACTTCCTGTACAGTTGCAAATCTTGAATGTGAAAGCAAGTAA
- a CDS encoding TIGR04086 family membrane protein codes for MYEKEDKEKLYVIYLKAVMRGIALSIILLLITSLVFFFSNLNQDYMKTIVWIITIISICYASIYGSYKVGSKGFLHGALIGGIYIILIAIIALLAERGGLNFKSYIIMFVMSLIVGALAGIIGITIASKD; via the coding sequence ATGTATGAAAAAGAAGATAAGGAAAAGCTATATGTTATATACCTAAAAGCAGTAATGAGAGGTATAGCACTTTCAATAATACTTCTTTTAATTACATCTTTAGTGTTTTTTTTCTCAAATTTAAATCAGGATTATATGAAAACCATTGTGTGGATAATTACGATTATAAGTATATGTTATGCATCAATATATGGTTCCTATAAAGTAGGAAGCAAAGGATTTTTGCATGGAGCTTTAATTGGAGGAATTTATATTATTTTAATTGCAATTATTGCTTTGCTTGCAGAAAGAGGAGGACTTAATTTTAAATCTTATATTATAATGTTTGTAATGTCCTTAATTGTTGGTGCTCTTGCTGGAATTATAGGAATAACCATTGCAAGTAAAGATTAA
- the yajC gene encoding preprotein translocase subunit YajC: MQGGVNILLWVLIFGVFYFFLIMPEQKKQKKLKNMIEGLKIGDNVMTRSGIYGKIIDMNENSIILETGPDKVKISMAKYSVSSVFEKEENKEENNE; encoded by the coding sequence ATGCAGGGAGGAGTAAACATTTTACTTTGGGTTCTTATATTTGGAGTATTTTATTTTTTTCTAATAATGCCAGAGCAGAAAAAACAGAAGAAATTAAAGAATATGATTGAAGGTTTAAAGATTGGAGATAATGTAATGACAAGATCAGGGATATATGGAAAAATAATTGACATGAATGAAAATTCCATAATACTTGAAACAGGCCCTGATAAAGTTAAAATTAGTATGGCAAAGTATTCAGTATCATCTGTATTTGAAAAAGAAGAAAATAAAGAAGAAAATAATGAATGA
- the tgt gene encoding tRNA guanosine(34) transglycosylase Tgt, translating to MEAIRYELIKKCEKTGARLGKLHTPHGTIDTPVFMPVGTQATVKAMTPDELKSIGAQIILSNTYHLYLRPGEKLIEKAGGLHSFMNWDRAILTDSGGYQVFSLSELRDIKEEGVTFKSHIDGSKHFISPEKAIEIENALGADIIMAFDECPPYTADYDYTKNSLYRTIRWAERCKKVHKNTEKQALFGIIQGGMFKDLREEAVREMIKLDFPGYSVGGLSIGEPKPIMYEVLNWTVPLMPENKPRYLMGVGSPDCLIEGVIRGIDMFDCVLQTRIARNGTVFTSKGKLVVRNAEYAEDFRPLDEECDCYTCQNFSRAYIRHLLKAQEILGARLTTIHNLRFTIRFMEKIREAIMQDSILEFRDEFYAKFGYNNN from the coding sequence ATGGAAGCTATAAGATATGAACTTATAAAAAAATGTGAAAAAACAGGTGCAAGGCTTGGAAAACTGCATACACCTCATGGGACTATAGACACTCCAGTATTTATGCCAGTTGGAACTCAGGCTACAGTTAAGGCTATGACTCCAGATGAACTTAAAAGTATTGGGGCACAAATAATATTAAGCAATACATATCATCTTTATTTAAGACCAGGAGAAAAACTAATTGAAAAGGCTGGAGGACTTCACAGCTTTATGAACTGGGACAGGGCAATATTAACAGATAGTGGAGGATATCAGGTTTTTAGCTTAAGTGAACTTAGGGATATTAAGGAAGAAGGTGTGACCTTTAAATCTCACATTGATGGCTCAAAACATTTTATATCTCCAGAGAAAGCAATTGAAATTGAAAATGCTCTTGGGGCTGATATTATTATGGCCTTCGATGAATGCCCACCTTACACTGCAGATTATGATTATACAAAGAATTCGTTATACAGAACAATTAGATGGGCTGAAAGATGTAAAAAAGTCCATAAAAATACTGAAAAGCAGGCACTCTTTGGAATAATACAAGGAGGAATGTTTAAAGATTTAAGGGAAGAGGCAGTAAGAGAAATGATAAAACTTGATTTTCCAGGATACTCTGTAGGTGGTCTTAGTATAGGAGAGCCAAAACCAATAATGTATGAGGTTCTTAATTGGACTGTACCTTTAATGCCAGAAAACAAGCCAAGATACCTTATGGGAGTTGGAAGTCCAGATTGCCTAATTGAAGGAGTAATTAGGGGTATTGATATGTTTGATTGTGTTCTTCAAACCAGAATTGCAAGAAATGGAACAGTGTTTACAAGTAAGGGTAAGCTTGTTGTTCGAAATGCTGAATATGCTGAGGATTTTAGACCTCTTGATGAAGAATGTGATTGCTATACATGCCAGAATTTCAGTAGGGCTTATATAAGACATCTTTTAAAGGCACAAGAAATTTTAGGTGCAAGGCTTACTACAATTCATAATTTAAGGTTTACAATAAGGTTTATGGAAAAAATTAGAGAAGCAATAATGCAGGATAGCATTTTAGAATTTAGAGATGAATTCTATGCAAAATTTGGTTATAATAATAATTAA
- the queA gene encoding tRNA preQ1(34) S-adenosylmethionine ribosyltransferase-isomerase QueA gives MKVHDFYFELPEELIAQEPLKERDASRLLVLHREDGKIEHRIFRDIVEYLDEGDCLVLNNSRVIPARFFGVKEDTGAKMEFVLLKRIDKNRWETLVKPGKKAKIGARFLFGDGELKCTILENTEAGGRIIEFEYDGVFEEILDKLGQMPLPPYIKRQLKDKERYQTVYSKVEGSAAAPTAGLHFTKELLDRIEKKGVKIVYVTLHVGLGTFRPVKVEDIKNHKMHSEFYIIDDKTAEIINETKKKNKRVFAVGTTSCRTLETAADDNGIIHGKSGWTDIFIYPGYKFKAVDCLITNFHLPESTLIMLVSALAGREKIMEAYNIAVKERYRFFSFGDAMLII, from the coding sequence ATGAAGGTACATGATTTTTATTTTGAGCTTCCAGAAGAATTAATAGCTCAGGAGCCACTAAAAGAAAGGGATGCATCAAGGCTCTTAGTACTCCATAGAGAAGATGGAAAAATTGAACACAGGATTTTCAGGGATATTGTTGAATACTTGGATGAAGGAGATTGCCTTGTTTTAAATAACAGCAGGGTTATTCCTGCAAGGTTTTTTGGAGTTAAAGAAGATACTGGTGCTAAAATGGAATTTGTGCTTCTTAAAAGAATAGATAAAAACAGATGGGAAACCCTTGTAAAGCCAGGTAAAAAAGCTAAAATAGGGGCACGGTTTTTATTTGGAGATGGAGAATTAAAATGTACTATATTAGAAAATACAGAAGCTGGAGGAAGAATAATAGAGTTTGAATATGATGGTGTATTTGAAGAGATATTAGATAAACTTGGGCAGATGCCTCTTCCTCCATACATTAAAAGGCAGCTTAAGGATAAAGAAAGATATCAAACTGTATATTCAAAGGTTGAAGGTTCTGCTGCAGCACCAACTGCAGGGCTTCATTTTACAAAGGAGCTTTTAGACAGAATCGAAAAGAAGGGAGTTAAAATAGTTTACGTTACCCTTCATGTAGGCCTTGGAACTTTTAGGCCTGTTAAGGTTGAGGATATTAAAAACCATAAAATGCATTCAGAGTTTTACATTATAGATGATAAGACAGCAGAGATTATAAATGAAACCAAAAAGAAAAATAAAAGAGTTTTTGCAGTGGGAACAACTTCCTGTAGAACATTAGAAACTGCTGCAGATGATAATGGAATAATTCATGGAAAATCCGGTTGGACAGATATATTCATATATCCAGGGTATAAATTTAAAGCAGTCGATTGTCTTATTACAAACTTTCACCTCCCAGAATCAACTCTTATTATGCTTGTAAGTGCTTTGGCAGGGAGAGAAAAGATAATGGAGGCATATAACATTGCAGTTAAAGAAAGATATAGATTTTTTAGTTTTGGAGATGCAATGCTTATAATTTAA
- the ruvA gene encoding Holliday junction branch migration protein RuvA, giving the protein MIAYIKGTVETVGDDYIILDNNGIGYLIYMPLSDIEKVKNKNAIIKINTYQYVREDAIVLYGFISHEEISIFKMLINVSGVGPKAALSILSSISPSNFILAIITGDEKTLSSAQGIGKKLAQRIILELKDKFKDYDFIKQNEEVKVEDESMEALAALMTLGYTKSEAASAIKQVDDGTLKVEDIVKKSLKVLMRG; this is encoded by the coding sequence ATGATAGCTTATATAAAAGGCACAGTTGAAACTGTTGGAGATGATTATATTATACTTGATAATAATGGAATAGGATATTTGATATATATGCCTTTAAGCGATATAGAAAAAGTGAAAAACAAAAATGCAATTATAAAGATAAATACTTATCAATATGTTAGAGAAGATGCAATAGTGTTGTATGGTTTTATAAGCCATGAAGAGATAAGCATATTTAAAATGCTGATTAACGTTTCGGGAGTTGGCCCTAAAGCGGCTCTTTCTATTTTATCCAGTATTTCACCATCAAATTTTATACTTGCAATAATAACAGGTGATGAGAAGACTTTATCTTCTGCTCAGGGTATTGGTAAAAAACTTGCCCAAAGAATTATACTTGAGCTTAAGGATAAGTTTAAGGATTATGATTTCATTAAACAGAATGAAGAGGTAAAAGTTGAAGATGAAAGTATGGAAGCCTTGGCAGCATTAATGACTTTAGGTTATACAAAAAGTGAAGCAGCGTCAGCTATAAAACAGGTAGATGATGGAACTTTAAAGGTTGAGGATATAGTTAAAAAATCACTTAAGGTTTTAATGAGAGGTTAG